From the Streptococcus sanguinis genome, the window AACCTGTTTGTTCCGAGCGTGGTCTCAAGGTCTTTTTACCGTCTCGTAAGAATATGGATTTCTTCAAGCAATTTGTAGATATGCTTGCTTTTTTCAAGTACAATACGATTATGATTGAAATCGGCGGTGCTATGGAATATAAAAAACACCCTGAAATTAATCAAGAGTGGATTAAATATTGTGCTGATATGGCTGAATACTCTGGCAAGACCAAAGAAATCCAAGACTATACCTTCCCTTGGTACAAGAATGCCATTCACATGGAGAATGGTGACGGGGAGTTTCTAAGTCAAAATGATGTGAAAGATCTGGTCCTCTACTGCAAGGAACGATTTTTTGAAGTGATTCCTGAGGTTCCCTCTCTTGGCCACTGTGACTACCTGATGCTTGGTCACCCAGAAATCGCAGAAATCCCTGAAGATCCTTATCCGGATACTTACTGCCCATCAAATCCTGCCTCTTATGAACTCCTATTTGATGTTCTGGATGAAATCATTGAGGTCTTTGAACCTGAAGTCATCAATATCGGGCATGATGAATACTATTCAATTGCCATGTGTGAGTGCTGCAAAGGGAAGGCTGGAGCTGATATCTTTGCAGAGGACATTATCAAGATTTATGACTACCTCAAGCAGAAAAATGTCCGAACCATGATTTGGGGAGACAAGCTTCTGAAAAATGCTATCGTTCCTGATGCGGGGCCTTTTGGTGGGGCAGAAATCGTCATGTTTACTCCTCAGTTCAAAAAAGATACAGGCAAAAAAGTTGGCATCATGCCGGCAACCTGGCAAGCCATTCACCAGATTCCCAAAGATGTCGAAATTCTTCATTGGCTCTGGAGTTTGGATGAAAAACTGGAAGATGAAGTTTTGGAAGAAGGCTTTAGCATCCGTTATGGTAATTTTGAAGGCTATCTCTTTCCGCATTGGGCTGAGCATTTGAAGAAGGGTAGCAAGGGAGCTATCATCTCCAACTGGAGCACCTTAAACGAGGTAATCCTGCAGAGAAATGTCATTTTCTTCGGCTTGGCCTATGCTTACGAGATGTTTTGGAATCATGACTATCGTGATGAAGACTATGCGACTATCCGTGATAAAACCTTATCTTATCTCTTCCATTACCACTATCCCGACCTTCAAAACCACACACGCAGTCTTGAAGCACTGGCGCACCCTAGCTGGATTGAAATTGGCTATGCTACAGACTATTTTGTGGAATACCAATGGTTTGTGGACGGTGTCTTCCCTGAAATGGAAACCTATCAAATCGGAAATATCCTACTAACCTATACTGATCAAACCGAGTTTACTGTTCCCATTATCTTTGGAGAAAACATTGGCAAAACAAGTGTTAACTGGGAACGGTCTACCAATACTAACCCTCTACCTGGCGAACCCATCTATAAGGTAGATGAGCAATTATTTGAAGTCTCGCTTAGCACCAAACCTTATCAAAAAGACGGCCAGACTTTCTTTGCATTTCCTATTCAAAACCCTTATCCTGAAAAGGAATTGAAGAATGTAGAGGTTCAAACAGAAGCTAACAAAGATTGTCAAATTTTTGTTGATCAAATTGCCTATTATCACTAAACTTGAGGCTTATTTCAAGCTATCAGGTAGAAAGGGCGAAATTTATGAGGAATCAGAATCATCCAATTCAAAAAGAACTACAAATTTCTAGATATCAGGTTACTGGACACACTGATTGCTTATCCTATTTGAAACGAAAGGAGGTGGGAGAGTGAGTGAAAAGAAAACATTTCTGAAACAATTCTTACGTCTCAGTCTACCGTTTTCTCTTCAATTTCTACTGGCCAGCGCTGTCAATCTAGCTGATGTTGTCATGATTGGACAGCTAGGGGAAAAACAAATCGCAGCTGCTGGTGCTGCCAACCAGATTTTCTTTCTCTTGACTATTGTACAGTTTGGTATTGGTAGCGGAGCTTCTGTCTTCATGGCCCAATACTGGGGAGCCCAGCGAATTGCTGATATGAGAAAAACCTTGGGATTAGTCTATATGCTGAGCGGGCTCATCTCCGCTTCCTTTACTTTAGTCGCTTTACTTTTTCCCAAGCAACTGATTGGTTTTTATATTCATGATACCGAAGCTATTCAGTTGGGCGCCCAGTACTTATCTATCGTCTCTTGGACCTACCTGATGACAGCTATTACAACTTCTCTGGCTACTATGTGTCGCTGCAGTAATGAAGTTTTCTTACCAACTCTTGCTAGTCTCCTATCTATGGCAACCAATATCATTGGCAATGCCGTCCTTATTTTTGGGCTGATTGGGTTTCCTAAACTTGGACTGGTTGGTGCCGCTATTGCTACCTTTATGGCTCGATTGCTAGAGCTTTGCTGGTTAGTCTTTGGTGTCTATCGAACAAGGATGGCTGGAGCCGCTAGCATAGCTGAACTCTTTGATTTCCACAAAGACTTCGTTTATCAATTTTTGAAAAAAACCTTGCCAGTCGTCTTCAATGAAGGCGCCTGGTCTCTTGGAACATCAATTGGCTTGGCTATTATCGGATTATTAGGTACTGAAGTGGTGGCCTCCACCCAGATTGCTAGCGCCATTGCCCAAATTGGATTTGTCTTTGTACGCGGTGCGGGAAATGCCGTAGCTGTTATGCTAGGCAATACCATCGGAGAGAATCAAGTAGAAAAAGCCTTACAAGATGCCAAGCGCTTCTTACTTCTATTACCTCTTATCGGACTTATCGTCAGCGTCCTACTCATCTGGGCTATGCCTTTAGCTCTGAAACTCTACAACTTAAGCAATCAGACAGAGCAGCTAACCATCTTGATGATTCAGTTAAATGCCCTGTTGTTTATCCCAAAAGCTTTTAGTGTTGTTTTAATCGTTGGGATTTTACGTAGCGGGGGCGATACCAACTATGCCTGTCTGCTAGATATTTTACCTGTCTGGCTCTTCAGCATTCCACTTGGCTATGCCTTGGTTAGTCTGCAGGCTCCCATTTGGCTAATCTTTCTTGTGATAAATGGCGAAGACATTCTCAAGCCAATCTGGGGAATCCCTCGTGTTTTCTCAGGAAAATGGCTGCATAATCTTGTGCACGAGCGCATGTAAAAAAGCATCTAAATCACAACATTACCACAGAAATCGGAAATGTAAATTCCGACTAAAACGGTAATGAGAGTTAGGTGCTTTTTTATTGGCTTGCGACTTCAACTTACAATTTTATAATTTGCGCAACATCTGAATTAAAACACTGACCTCTGCGTCATCTATAAGAATCTTAAAGCTTCGCTCCACTGTTCGAATGATTTTCCTAATGTGCTTATAGTCATCAGGGAATTTTTCGATAATACCAGCAATTTCTCTACTGCCCTTCTTTAGGCATTCTCCTGAAAGGGTTCGCTCCACAAGACAGGCAATATGGACAAACAAGCCTATTGATTGCTCCTCTGTCAGCTGATAATAAAAATCAAATTCATCTAAAATAGCAGGAAGAATCTTTTTAATCTTAGCTAAGGAAGTATAGACAAATTGCTCTTCTAAAAATTGGTAAACTTTCTCATAATCGTAGCTATTGACAGAGGTCGGTACAAACATCAATAATTTATCTAGGTGCTCCTTGGGCTGCTCAAAAACATCTTTAATGGAAATGAAAGGGATACCCATAATTTGGGGGTCGAAAGTTCCAACAAAAGCATGAACTTGATAGGTCTTTCTTAAGGCCATCACTTCCTCAATCAACATCTCCTTATTAGCAACTGACAAAGCAATGACACGGTAACCCAACTTTGAATACTGATCAAGATAGTGCTTTAGCTGAAGAGAACCGCCCTCGCTAGTATAACAGAGTGTAATGATGATTTTTTCCTGGTCCCTATTTTTAT encodes:
- a CDS encoding family 20 glycosylhydrolase, translating into MKQGITPQYWKQENSGRYFTKETQIFSPLPILTDTLLAHPKARNDGQLAFPAIHFIEGISREVGQEVMQSFSLPYPSDPEAHIVKIAQDGIFVYALSQRGLFYGVISIIQMLQDGYLPYGLAYDEPVCSERGLKVFLPSRKNMDFFKQFVDMLAFFKYNTIMIEIGGAMEYKKHPEINQEWIKYCADMAEYSGKTKEIQDYTFPWYKNAIHMENGDGEFLSQNDVKDLVLYCKERFFEVIPEVPSLGHCDYLMLGHPEIAEIPEDPYPDTYCPSNPASYELLFDVLDEIIEVFEPEVINIGHDEYYSIAMCECCKGKAGADIFAEDIIKIYDYLKQKNVRTMIWGDKLLKNAIVPDAGPFGGAEIVMFTPQFKKDTGKKVGIMPATWQAIHQIPKDVEILHWLWSLDEKLEDEVLEEGFSIRYGNFEGYLFPHWAEHLKKGSKGAIISNWSTLNEVILQRNVIFFGLAYAYEMFWNHDYRDEDYATIRDKTLSYLFHYHYPDLQNHTRSLEALAHPSWIEIGYATDYFVEYQWFVDGVFPEMETYQIGNILLTYTDQTEFTVPIIFGENIGKTSVNWERSTNTNPLPGEPIYKVDEQLFEVSLSTKPYQKDGQTFFAFPIQNPYPEKELKNVEVQTEANKDCQIFVDQIAYYH
- a CDS encoding MATE family efflux transporter, which produces MLILFETKGGGRVSEKKTFLKQFLRLSLPFSLQFLLASAVNLADVVMIGQLGEKQIAAAGAANQIFFLLTIVQFGIGSGASVFMAQYWGAQRIADMRKTLGLVYMLSGLISASFTLVALLFPKQLIGFYIHDTEAIQLGAQYLSIVSWTYLMTAITTSLATMCRCSNEVFLPTLASLLSMATNIIGNAVLIFGLIGFPKLGLVGAAIATFMARLLELCWLVFGVYRTRMAGAASIAELFDFHKDFVYQFLKKTLPVVFNEGAWSLGTSIGLAIIGLLGTEVVASTQIASAIAQIGFVFVRGAGNAVAVMLGNTIGENQVEKALQDAKRFLLLLPLIGLIVSVLLIWAMPLALKLYNLSNQTEQLTILMIQLNALLFIPKAFSVVLIVGILRSGGDTNYACLLDILPVWLFSIPLGYALVSLQAPIWLIFLVINGEDILKPIWGIPRVFSGKWLHNLVHERM